A genomic window from Gossypium hirsutum isolate 1008001.06 chromosome D10, Gossypium_hirsutum_v2.1, whole genome shotgun sequence includes:
- the LOC107935329 gene encoding disease resistance protein RPP8 translates to MEQAIVSLAVERISDLLIHEAVFLKDVKDQVESLRAELKRMQCFLKDADRNLEQDARFQNRVSEIRNLAYDAEDVIDSFILKAAYQRGFHGIVKRFTSIFTKPYHLHKIGLQLKAIMTKLQNISENLPAFEIPDDGEGSSSIFKVQQQFRRTYSHVEEEDVVSLEVSTKDIMTKLMTEEDRPHAVVSIVGMGGLGKTTLARKVYNHVDVRRHFDFLAWFSISQQCKPREVLLSVLKKVLSPSNNDREKIEKMDEIELTRTLFDALKEKRYLVVLDDIWRSEDWDILKPAFPRGRKGSKILFTTRNRNVASRADSCNTPIELSFLTDDESWNLLCKKAFPRSKMGSQCCSEEFVKLGKEMVKKCGGLPLAIVVLGCLLATKQSVAQWEMVHKNIHGHLNELPHQDRQYGAVNRILVLSYNDLPYPLKPCFLYLSHYPEDWEIPKKELIRLWIAEGFIPKTEEFLMEDLGENFLEELIDRSLVQVSRRDYTGTNVETCRMHDLLRDLCTKKAREEKFLEIIQQPLHEYDVTLAKSMLRRISIHPSERNFVYLKGEHPKLRSLLFPQNVEPVEFHISKYKSFEFLRVLTLQKGKCSYEEWHVSAEIGNLQHLRYLKLYYNNKMILPRSIGRLKNLYTLYIKYCYDIVIPDGVFKLERLRHIVIKLNGTLPLYGFRLRQGFTSKNIETLKYMVVDEKAAENNAVLRWTNIQSLGMAFTRAQYMKPTLILLAKSQRLRSVSLSFFDVSHLDLEPLSQYYHLSKLKLWGRIEDEPHPNGHVLKFLPSNIVNLTLCTCRLRQDPMVVLEKLCHLRILHLQQAYIGSKMVCSANGFPKLDYLQMSWLFELEEWEIEEGAMPCLRELKLADGQSLRMLPEGLRYITTLQELNLIQTSSSLKERIKVIDGKEGEDFYKVRHIPFIHIDRLA, encoded by the exons ATGGAACAGGCTATTGTGTCCTTAGCTGTTGAAAGAATTTCagatttactcatccatgaagcTGTTTTCCTCAAAGATGTGAAAGATCAAGTTGAGAGCCTAAGGGCTGAACTGAAGCGAATGCAGTGTTTCTTGAAGGACGCGGATCGCAATCTTGAACAAGATGCGCGTTTCCAGAATCGGGTGTCGGAAATCAGAAATCTTGCTTATGATGCTGAAGATGTCATCGACTCTTTTATTCTTAAAGCAGCATATCAACGAGGTTTTCATGGGATTGTCAAGAGATTCACCTCCATTTTCACCAAACCTTATCATCTGCACAAAATCGGGTTGCAGCTCAAAGCAATCATGACCAAGCTCCAAAACATTTCCGAGAATCTTCCAGCTTTTGAAATACCCGATGATGGAGAAGGCTCTAGCTCAATTTTCAAGGTGCAGCAACAGTTTAGAAGGACATACTCACATGTCGAGGAAGAGGACGTTGTTAGCTTGGAGGTTAGCACCAAGGATATCATGACCAAATTGATGACTGAAGAAGATAGACCCCACGCCGTAGTTTCCATAGTCGGCATGGGGGGCCTCGGTAAGACTACTCTTGCCAGAAAAGTATATAATCATGTTGATGTGAGACGCCATTTTGATTTCTTGGCTTGGTTTTCTATCTCTCAACAATGTAAGCCGAGAGAGGTTTTGCTTAGTGTCTTGAAGAAAGTTCTCTCTCCTTCTAACAATGATAGGGAGAAAATTGAGAAAATGGACGAGATTGAGCTGACGAGAACGCTTTTTGATGCTTTGAAAGAAAAGCGGTATTTGGTGGTCCTCGATGATATTTGGAGAAGCGAGGATTGGGATATTCTTAAACCTGCTTTTCCACGAGGAAGAAAGGGAAGCAAAATATTGTTCACAACACGCAACAGGAATGTGGCTTCACGAGCCGATTCTTGCAACACTCCCATCGAGCTCTCATTTCTTACGGATGATGAAAGTTGGAATCTTTTGTGTAAGAAAGCATTCCCACGGAGCAAAATGGGTTCTCAATGCTGCTCAGAAGAATTTGTGAAGCTTGGAAAAGAGATGGTGAAAAAATGTGGAGGCTTGCCTTTAGCAATTGTTGTGTTGGGTTGCTTGCTGGCAACAAAACAGTCCGTGGCTCAATGGGAGATGGTTCATAAAAACATCCATGGACACTTAAATGAGCTCCCACACCAAGATCGTCAATATGGTGCAGTGAACAGAATTTTGGTTTTAAGCTACAATGACTTGCCTTATCCTTTAAAACCATGCTTTTTGTATCTTAGTCATTATCCAGAAGATTGGGAGATACCTAAAAAAGAACTCATTCGATTATGGATCGCTGAAGGTTTCATTCCGAAAACCGAAGAATTCTTGATGGAGGATTTAGGTGAAAATTTCCTAGAAGAGCTTATAGATAGGAGCTTAGTTCAAGTTAGCAGGCGAGACTATACAGGAACAAATGTCGAGACATGTCGAATGCATGATCTCTTGAGAGACTTATGCACGAAGAAAGCAAGAGAGGAGAAGTTCTTGGAAATTATTCAACAACCACTGCATGAATATGATGTGACATTGGCAAAATCTATGCTACGAAGAATTTCTATTCATCCTAGTGAACGGAATTTTGTTTATTTGAAGGGAGAACATCCAAAATTACGTTCTTTGTTGTTTCCTCAAAATGTGGAACCGGTTGAATTCCACATTTCAAAATACAAAAGCTTCGAATTTTTAAGGGTGTTGACTCTTCAAAAAGGAAAATGCAGTTATGAAGAGTGGCATGTGTCAGCTGAAATTGGTAATCTCCAACATTTGAGATACTTGAAGTTATACTACAATAACAAAATGATTTTGCCGCGATCTATTGGCAGGTTGAAGAATCTGTACACTTTATACATCAAGTATTGTTATGACATTGTAATTCCAGATGGTGTGTTTAAGTTAGAACGTTTAAGGCATATTGTAATAAAATTGAATGGGACATTACCCTTATATGGATTTCGGTTGCGGCAAGGGTTCACTTCAAAAAATATTGAAACTTTGAAGTACATGGTGGTGGATGAGAAGGCGGCTGAAAATAATGCGGTGCTTAGGTGGACTAATATTCAGAGTTTAGGAATGGCATTTACCAGAGCACAATATATGAAGCCTACCCTAATCTTGCTAGCCAAATCGCAACGCCTTAGGTCAGTGTCCTTAAGTTTTTTTGATGTCTCACACCTAGACTTAGAACCCCTTTCTCAATATTATCACCTCTCCAAACTGAAATTATGGGGGCGGATAGAAGATGAGCCACATCCGAACGGTCATGTTTTGAAATTTCTTCCATCAAATATTGTCAATTTAACTTTGTGCACCTGTAGGCTGAGACAAGATCCAATGGTCGTATTAGAAAAGCTATGTCATTTGAGGATTCTCCATTTGCAACAAGCATATATTGGGAGTAAAATGGTGTGCTCTGCAAATGGATTTCCTAAACTTGATTATCTTCAAATGTCTTGGTTATTTGAGTTGGAGGAGTGGGAAATAGAAGAAGGTGCAATGCCATGCCTTCGAGAATTGAAGTTGGCCGATGGACAGAGTTTAAGGATGCTTCCAGAAGGATTGAGGTACATTACTACTCTCCAAGAATTGAATTTAATACAAACATCTTCGTCATTGAAAGAAAGGATTAAAGTGATAGATGGAAAAGAAGGAGAGGATTTCTATAAAGTGCGCCACATTCCCTTCATCCACATTGACAG GTTAGCCTAA